One window of Halodesulfovibrio sp. MK-HDV genomic DNA carries:
- a CDS encoding FeoA family protein, producing the protein MKKTLNTILAGANACVVTIDAGRCATTRLESLGVYPGTKLAVVVNAGRGPMIISIGDGRLILERGIAIKVIVH; encoded by the coding sequence ATGAAAAAGACACTCAATACCATTCTCGCAGGGGCTAATGCCTGCGTAGTTACTATAGATGCAGGTCGTTGTGCCACAACAAGACTGGAGTCACTGGGAGTATACCCCGGAACAAAGCTCGCAGTAGTTGTGAACGCGGGTCGAGGCCCAATGATCATCTCAATTGGCGACGGAAGATTGATTTTAGAACGCGGCATCGCAATCAAAGTAATCGTTCACTAA
- the feoB gene encoding ferrous iron transport protein B: protein MNKVSTIALAGQPNCGKSTVFNMLTGARQHVANYPGVTVEKKVGILSVGGTSVELVDLPGTYSFTSYSLEERVARDVILHDDPQVLIDVADCSNLQRHLYLTLQLLEMEKPTVLALNMVDVAERRHISVDSSKLEQQLGIRVIRTIGKKSFGRKELLDALAESMTATDENPQRNYTIDYGELESYITKVAEELLPLSTKNYPLRWLAIKLLENDAEALAFVSKTNQNLLATSTAILASVEEYREEFMRVTGQDIERFIAKKRHEACASICKECVTARSQAAETFSDKLDRYICHKVFGPIILFAILFCLYQVSIVLGNDLAQRVWPMWAALGDFLMQIFPQPNFLVDPVSRSLGSWTIQSVTAILNYLPIFFLLFSLIAILEDSGYMPRMAFLLDRLFRKFGMHGQSTLPLILGGVYVGGCAIPGVLATKAIPDERARLTTLMVVPMMNCLAKVPLYLILISAYFSDHSGIAMFFIATVTLFMALPVAKALSLTVLSKYESAPFIMEMPAYHLPTVSGVLHRALERMWLFVKKIVTVVIAVAVIVFVLINFPTLSTEVQNGFEQKETAAVTKFLDVTSATTLHNAVDEQNLMDLILFADGYKKAKTWSKRPCNITRNPTKICRKKSAILQYCC from the coding sequence GTGAATAAAGTTAGTACCATTGCATTAGCAGGACAGCCAAACTGCGGAAAATCTACCGTATTTAATATGTTAACAGGTGCAAGACAGCACGTTGCCAACTACCCCGGTGTGACTGTTGAAAAAAAAGTAGGAATCCTCTCTGTAGGAGGCACATCCGTTGAACTTGTTGACCTTCCTGGAACATACAGCTTCACATCCTATTCACTTGAAGAGCGGGTCGCGCGGGACGTAATTCTTCATGACGATCCGCAGGTACTTATTGATGTAGCAGATTGCTCTAATTTACAGCGTCATCTGTACCTAACGCTGCAATTGCTCGAAATGGAAAAGCCCACAGTTCTTGCTCTGAATATGGTTGATGTGGCTGAACGGCGTCACATCTCTGTTGATTCATCCAAACTGGAGCAGCAGCTTGGCATTCGTGTAATTCGAACCATTGGGAAAAAATCTTTCGGGCGTAAAGAACTGCTCGATGCGTTAGCAGAAAGCATGACTGCAACAGATGAAAATCCTCAGCGAAATTATACGATAGATTACGGAGAACTAGAATCTTACATAACTAAGGTAGCAGAAGAGCTTTTACCACTATCAACGAAAAATTATCCTTTGCGATGGCTTGCTATCAAACTTCTGGAAAATGATGCGGAAGCATTAGCTTTTGTAAGTAAAACCAACCAAAATCTTTTAGCAACATCCACAGCTATTCTCGCATCTGTAGAAGAGTACAGAGAAGAATTCATGCGAGTAACAGGTCAAGATATTGAAAGGTTTATTGCAAAAAAACGCCACGAAGCATGTGCTTCCATCTGCAAAGAGTGCGTCACTGCCAGAAGTCAAGCTGCAGAGACTTTTTCTGACAAACTAGACAGATACATTTGTCACAAAGTATTTGGCCCGATCATTTTGTTTGCCATTCTTTTTTGCTTATATCAGGTGTCGATTGTTCTAGGAAACGACTTAGCACAACGCGTATGGCCTATGTGGGCGGCACTAGGTGACTTCCTGATGCAAATTTTCCCACAGCCAAACTTTCTTGTTGATCCGGTAAGTCGTTCTCTCGGAAGCTGGACAATTCAGAGCGTTACCGCAATCTTAAATTATTTACCTATTTTCTTTTTACTTTTCAGCTTGATCGCAATTCTTGAAGACAGTGGCTACATGCCGCGCATGGCGTTTCTTTTAGATCGGCTGTTCCGTAAATTCGGTATGCACGGACAATCAACCTTGCCGCTTATTCTTGGTGGTGTATACGTAGGAGGGTGCGCCATTCCGGGTGTATTGGCGACCAAGGCCATTCCGGATGAACGGGCACGTCTTACAACACTTATGGTTGTGCCAATGATGAACTGCCTCGCAAAAGTGCCATTGTATCTCATTTTGATCAGCGCCTACTTTAGCGATCATTCAGGAATTGCAATGTTCTTCATCGCAACGGTGACTCTCTTTATGGCTCTGCCTGTAGCAAAAGCCTTATCACTTACAGTGTTGAGCAAATACGAAAGTGCACCGTTCATTATGGAAATGCCTGCATACCATCTACCAACGGTATCAGGCGTATTACACCGTGCCTTAGAACGCATGTGGCTCTTTGTTAAAAAAATCGTCACTGTCGTCATTGCCGTAGCTGTAATTGTCTTTGTGCTCATCAATTTTCCAACACTATCTACCGAAGTACAAAATGGTTTTGAGCAAAAAGAAACAGCAGCTGTCACAAAATTTTTAGATGTAACGTCTGCCACTACGCTCCACAATGCAGTGGATGAACAAAATCTTATGGATTTAATTCTGTTTGCCGACGGATACAAAAAAGCAAAAACGTGGAGTAAAAGACCCTGCAACATTACACGAAATCCAACAAAAATTTGCCGCAAAAAATCCGCAATTTTACAGTATTGCTGCTAA
- the ablA gene encoding lysine 2,3-aminomutase, producing MTPLNARQKAFVQGLDEKGPSSRWHDWKWHIRHSIRDVKTFERLLGITFTDDQRMAYEATAEQFPISITPYYLSLIEVDDYENDPVFRQCFPSVREMDVLEHDMADPLHEEKDSPVPGITHRYPDRVLFHVSNICSMYCRHCTRKRKVGDMDFIPDRKQMEKGLDYIRNNPRVRDVLISGGDPLMLSDDRLDWILGELGSIDHVEVVRIGTRMPVVLPQRITTDLVEMLKKHHPLWMNTHFNHPREMTASSRKALEMLANAGIPMGNQSVLLAGVNDCQRLIRTLNQKLVKNRVRPYYLYQCDLSEGLTHFRTPVSKGIEIIESLRGHTSGFSVPTYVIDAPGGGGKIPVMPNYIVSWGTHKVVLRNYEGVITTYNEPESYDSHYCDRKCEKCTLTLKEDDGCEKAIGIEKLLCDWDETLSLTPKENERMDRRDDAAGSCGVDNGKYYSAWAQ from the coding sequence ATGACCCCCCTTAATGCCCGACAAAAAGCTTTTGTTCAGGGACTTGACGAAAAAGGCCCCTCATCGCGATGGCATGATTGGAAATGGCATATTCGCCATAGTATTCGTGATGTTAAAACATTTGAAAGATTGCTCGGGATAACTTTTACTGATGATCAGCGGATGGCTTACGAGGCTACAGCAGAGCAGTTTCCAATTTCAATTACTCCTTATTATTTATCCCTTATTGAAGTGGATGATTATGAGAATGACCCTGTTTTTAGACAGTGCTTTCCCTCTGTGCGTGAAATGGACGTCTTAGAGCATGACATGGCTGACCCTTTGCATGAAGAGAAAGATAGTCCAGTGCCGGGTATTACACACAGATATCCTGATCGGGTGCTCTTTCACGTAAGTAATATTTGTTCAATGTATTGCCGACACTGCACTCGCAAGCGCAAAGTTGGCGATATGGACTTTATTCCCGATCGTAAGCAGATGGAAAAGGGGCTTGATTACATTCGTAACAATCCACGGGTGCGAGATGTATTAATTTCCGGCGGTGACCCGCTAATGCTTTCGGATGACAGACTTGATTGGATTTTGGGAGAACTTGGCTCCATTGACCACGTTGAAGTTGTTCGTATAGGGACGCGAATGCCGGTTGTGCTTCCCCAGCGAATAACAACTGACCTTGTTGAGATGTTAAAAAAACACCACCCACTTTGGATGAATACGCATTTTAACCATCCAAGAGAGATGACCGCTTCTTCACGAAAGGCGCTTGAAATGTTGGCCAATGCTGGGATTCCAATGGGCAACCAGAGTGTCTTGTTGGCGGGCGTCAACGATTGCCAGCGATTGATTCGTACCTTGAATCAAAAATTGGTTAAAAACAGAGTGCGTCCATATTACTTGTATCAATGTGATTTGTCAGAAGGCCTTACTCACTTCCGTACTCCTGTGAGCAAAGGCATTGAGATTATTGAAAGCTTGCGAGGTCACACCTCTGGCTTCTCTGTCCCCACATATGTCATTGATGCCCCGGGTGGTGGCGGGAAAATTCCTGTAATGCCAAACTACATTGTCTCGTGGGGAACACATAAGGTTGTACTCAGAAACTATGAGGGTGTAATTACCACCTATAATGAGCCCGAAAGTTACGATTCTCACTATTGTGACAGAAAGTGCGAAAAGTGCACTCTCACTCTAAAAGAGGACGACGGCTGTGAAAAGGCAATCGGTATTGAAAAGCTTTTATGTGATTGGGATGAAACTTTGAGTCTCACACCGAAAGAAAATGAACGTATGGACAGGAGAGATGATGCAGCCGGATCGTGTGGTGTTGATAATGGGAAATACTATTCAGCATGGGCGCAGTAG
- a CDS encoding nucleoside recognition domain-containing protein, giving the protein MRNVQRTRRKLRRELRAAQFENSFLGMMGHALEPVTQYAGFNWRINIALLSAFAAKENSAATLGAIYAVDGSNKSVQESMKEGEEGFTSLHALALMLFMALYPPCIPTLIMVRMQTASTKLMCFSVAYQTLLGLGVATFVFTGGKILNLTGMQMMWLFYGLCVLTTVVMGMLPKSIGETKQQLGVEYVK; this is encoded by the coding sequence TTGCGTAACGTCCAACGAACAAGACGAAAGCTACGCAGAGAATTACGGGCAGCGCAATTTGAAAACAGTTTCCTTGGCATGATGGGACACGCTTTAGAGCCTGTAACTCAATATGCCGGATTCAATTGGCGCATCAATATTGCTTTACTCTCAGCGTTTGCCGCAAAGGAGAATAGCGCAGCAACACTAGGTGCTATCTACGCAGTTGATGGAAGCAACAAATCAGTTCAGGAAAGTATGAAAGAAGGGGAAGAAGGTTTTACTTCGCTCCATGCTTTAGCATTAATGCTTTTCATGGCGTTATACCCTCCATGCATTCCAACGTTAATTATGGTTCGAATGCAAACAGCTTCTACCAAGCTCATGTGTTTTTCTGTTGCCTACCAAACATTACTCGGACTGGGCGTAGCAACCTTTGTATTTACTGGCGGAAAAATACTTAATTTAACCGGAATGCAGATGATGTGGTTATTCTACGGACTTTGCGTATTGACCACCGTTGTGATGGGCATGCTTCCAAAATCCATAGGTGAAACAAAACAACAACTCGGTGTCGAATATGTAAAATGA